AAAAATGAGCCCTTATATCAGCACGCAAGCTGTGCTAAAAAGTGGAGATAAAATGGAAGGCGCGCTTGTTTTTGGCGTGGATTTTGAGAGTGAAAAAGCAGTAAATAGCGTGCTTGCCAAAGCCTTAGAGCAAAGTGGCATCCCACAAGGCTTTGAGATGATAGTAGGCAAGGGGCTTAGTGATGAGTTTTCGCTGATTTTAGGAGAGAAAATCACAGGAATTTTCATGGAAGCTAGTCCAGCTGGACTTGGGATAAATCCGCTTTTAAAGCGTTTTGCTGTGCGTGGCGAGTTTAGCTCAGGGCTTATTGCTTATGATAGGGGCTATGCTTTTAGCACAGCTGATGCTCTAAGGCGCATTTTAAACACGCAAGGCTGGGATGGCGTGCATATTTACTCAGCCCAGCCAAGGCGTGATATAGAAGCGATTAAAGCTGTTTTGCCACTAGGATACCGCGCGCTTGGCTGGTGGGAGCAAAATGGCAACTTTTTTAGTGCCTTAGAGCTTGAAAAAAGAGCACTTTTTATCGTGCTAATGCTTATTATTTTGGTAGCTAGCTTAAATATTATTAGCTCGCTTTTGATGACAGTTATGAACCGCCGCAGCGAAATAGCCTTGCTTTTAGCACTTGGGGCAAGTAAGCGTGAGATAAAAAATAGCTTTTTTGCTCAGGGGCTAGTTATCGGTGGTGGTGGCATTATTTGCGGACTTATTTTGGGACTTTTTGGCGTGTGGCTGCTTGGCAGCTTTGATATCATTAGCCTACCAGCTGATGTGTATGGCAGCAGCAAGCTACCTATGGAGCTAGGGCTTTGGGATCTAGTCTTTACGCTATTAGGCGCTGTTATCATCGTAGCAGCCTCTAGCTACTATCCAGCCAAAAAAGCTGCAAATGTAGATGTGCTTTCAACGCTAAGAAACGAGTAGGAATTCTAGAATTCCCTAGCTAATCCTAAACTCGCGCTACCGCAAAGCCAAAAGGACAGCGAGAATTCTAGAATTACCTAGGGAATTCTAGAATTCTCGTCATTGCGAGCGAAGCGAAGCAATCTTTAAGGAATTCTAGATTTTATCCTTAGGAATTTTAGATTTTAGCTTAGGAATTCTGGATTTAGTCTTAGGGAATTCTAGATTTGCGCTGTCCTTTAAACTTCGCAGCAGCAGCGGTAAAAAGCCAAGGAATTCTAGAATTTCTAGAGATTGCTTCGGTCGCTTTGCTCCCTCGCAATGACGAGAACTCTAGCGAATTCTAAAACTTGCTCCAGCCGACAGCCCCGCAGGGCTGGGTCAGTCGATAAAAGCAAGTTAAAATCTAGGGAATTCTAGATTTTAACTTGGGAATTCTAGAATTTATTGTAGGAATTCTAGAATTCTAGATTTTATTTTAGGGAATTTTAGAATTCTGGAATTCCCTAAAACTATCTTATAACTTTCTTATCATTAAAATTCGCACTATGAAAAATCACTGAGCCGTTTTTTAAAGCGTAGTAGCGCAAAAGCAGGTTTTGAAGCGTGCTTTGTGTGCTTGGGACAAACCACGCATCATTGCTAAGTAGTAGCACAAAATCAGGCTTATTCGCATAAAGCTGGGGCCTTGTGCCCTCGTAGCAAATAGCTACTTTAAATCTCACGCCCTCTACTTCTATATAGCTAAAATCACCAGCTTTGCCAAAATCACTAGCACCACCAAAAAACAGCGCATTTATAGGCTTTTTAAGAAACTCTGGCAAAGGAATTTCTTCACCAAAAGGCACCAAAATATGCTTATCAATGCGCCTCATCTTTCCAACATCAAAAAAATACGCACTATTATAAAAAGTGCCATTTTCATACGCCTCTGCACCTGCTAAAATAGCAATTTTTTGTGATTTTTCCTTTAAAGTCTCTATAAGCTCTAAGTTTTGATTAAGATTAGTCGCAAAGGCTGATTCTGGCAGGACTATAAGCCTAGCACCATTTTTTATAGCCTTATCAATCAAAGCTAGATTATTAACAAAATGCTCTTTTTTGCGTGAGCTTTGCCACAGCTCGTTTTGGGGAATTCTAGATGAAATCAGCTCTATTTTAAAAGGTGGATTTTTGCTATCATTTTGCCCAGCAAAAACTCGCTCAAAAGGCGTGCCAATCAAGCTTAAATGCCAATTAAGCCAGTTAAAGCCAAAAGGGTGAACAAACTGGATAAGATAAAAGCCAAGTGCTAAAATAACAGGCTTAAAAATGCCCCCCAAACGCCTAGCAAAAGAGCTAAAAATCACATAAAAACAAAGAAAAATGAGACCATAAACCACGCCTATACCAAAAATTTCAAAAGGTATAAGATAAGCAAAATTATAATAAACAAGGCTAAAAGCTATCCAATAAAACCAAAAAACTCCTACAAAAAAGCCAGTTAAGAGCCAAATAAAAGCAGCATTTTCTCGCACAAAAACTAGTCTAAAAGCCCCAAAAACAAATGCTAAAAGCCCCAAAATGCTAAGAAAAATATTTTCAAAAATACTAAAATAAATAAAAATACTTAATAAAATAGCAGTTAAAAAGCTAGATTTTATGATTTTTAAGCTAAAATACGAGCTTAAATTTTTTTTAAAGGACGACAATGCAAGGCGATCTACTTTCATCTTTACTACCTTTGGTGGTTCTCGTTTTGATTTTTTGGTTTTTGGTCATTAGACCACAGCAAATGCAAGCCAAAAAGCATAAAGAAATGCTAAATGCGCTAACAAAAGGCGATAAAATCATCACAAACGGCGGACTTGTCGCAGAGGTGGTAAATGCCGAGGGCGATTTTATCAAAGTTAAGCTTAATGATGATGTAATTGTGCGACTTGATCGTGCTTTTGTAGCTAAAAAATACGAAGATACAGCAGCAGAAGTAAAAAAATGAAAAAAGCAAGAATTACTTATAAATTCGTAATTTTGCTTGTAGCTTTGTGCTTTGGGGCTGTTTTTTGTGCGCCTAGTTTTTTTGGTACTAGCTGGGGTTCGAAGATCACTCTTGGGCTTGATTTACAAGGTGGACTTCATATGCTCCTTGGGGTAGAAACTGCTGCGGCGATCGAGAGCAAAGAAAAGAGCATAGCCTCAAGTATAAAGTATTTTACTGGCAAAAATGATATTTTAATTGACGAGCTAAAAGTAGAAAATGGACTTATCACCTTTAGTTTGCTTGATAGCGATGATAGCGTAAAAATCGATGAAATGCTAGCTACTAATCAAGGGCTAATCATAGATAAAAAAGATCTAAGCTACGAGCTTCATCTAAGCGATGAAGAAAAGCTAAGCACGGCAAACTACGCAATCGATCAAGCTGTAGAGGTCATAAGAAACCGCCTTGATCTTTTTGGTCTAGCTGAGCCAACGGTTGCCAAGCAAGGCAAGGAAAATATCCTAGTTGAACTCCCTGGTATAAAAACCAGTGCTGATG
Above is a genomic segment from Campylobacter magnus containing:
- a CDS encoding ABC transporter permease, yielding MIKYLLFRYLRFDKSQPFIALCSILAFVGVSIGLMVLIIAMGIMNGFDKEFERKLFAMNYPITVISAYRGGISDEFVSKLQNEFSELKMSPYISTQAVLKSGDKMEGALVFGVDFESEKAVNSVLAKALEQSGIPQGFEMIVGKGLSDEFSLILGEKITGIFMEASPAGLGINPLLKRFAVRGEFSSGLIAYDRGYAFSTADALRRILNTQGWDGVHIYSAQPRRDIEAIKAVLPLGYRALGWWEQNGNFFSALELEKRALFIVLMLIILVASLNIISSLLMTVMNRRSEIALLLALGASKREIKNSFFAQGLVIGGGGIICGLILGLFGVWLLGSFDIISLPADVYGSSKLPMELGLWDLVFTLLGAVIIVAASSYYPAKKAANVDVLSTLRNE
- the lnt gene encoding apolipoprotein N-acyltransferase — translated: MKVDRLALSSFKKNLSSYFSLKIIKSSFLTAILLSIFIYFSIFENIFLSILGLLAFVFGAFRLVFVRENAAFIWLLTGFFVGVFWFYWIAFSLVYYNFAYLIPFEIFGIGVVYGLIFLCFYVIFSSFARRLGGIFKPVILALGFYLIQFVHPFGFNWLNWHLSLIGTPFERVFAGQNDSKNPPFKIELISSRIPQNELWQSSRKKEHFVNNLALIDKAIKNGARLIVLPESAFATNLNQNLELIETLKEKSQKIAILAGAEAYENGTFYNSAYFFDVGKMRRIDKHILVPFGEEIPLPEFLKKPINALFFGGASDFGKAGDFSYIEVEGVRFKVAICYEGTRPQLYANKPDFVLLLSNDAWFVPSTQSTLQNLLLRYYALKNGSVIFHSANFNDKKVIR
- the yajC gene encoding preprotein translocase subunit YajC — protein: MQGDLLSSLLPLVVLVLIFWFLVIRPQQMQAKKHKEMLNALTKGDKIITNGGLVAEVVNAEGDFIKVKLNDDVIVRLDRAFVAKKYEDTAAEVKK